A part of Solicola gregarius genomic DNA contains:
- a CDS encoding dihydrofolate reductase family protein: MRKIVAGLYASLAGVVDSGGSDSWQAPYLDAEALAGIEAGIAQADAILLGRRTYLEFAELWPAQPDSPMTRFMNETPKYIASTTLQSVEWTNSRLLTGELTEALRTLRSQPGKNILVPGSPRLVRVLLETGMLDELHLNILPIAVGSGTHLFDGLADHVGLDLVEVTPLRSGVLSAAYHPAEPGSNR, translated from the coding sequence ATGCGCAAGATCGTCGCCGGGCTGTACGCATCGCTCGCCGGAGTCGTCGACTCCGGCGGGTCGGACAGCTGGCAGGCACCGTACCTGGACGCGGAGGCACTCGCCGGAATCGAGGCAGGGATCGCGCAGGCAGACGCGATCCTGCTCGGCCGCCGTACGTACCTGGAGTTCGCCGAGCTCTGGCCCGCTCAGCCCGACAGTCCGATGACGCGGTTCATGAACGAGACGCCGAAGTACATCGCCTCGACGACGTTGCAGTCGGTCGAGTGGACGAACAGCCGGCTGTTGACCGGCGAGCTGACCGAGGCCCTCCGAACACTGAGAAGTCAACCCGGCAAGAACATCCTGGTGCCGGGGAGCCCAAGGCTCGTCCGCGTGCTGCTGGAGACGGGCATGCTCGACGAGCTGCACCTGAACATCCTGCCGATCGCCGTCGGGTCGGGCACGCACCTCTTCGATGGGCTCGCCGACCACGTCGGTCTCGATCTGGTCGAGGTGACGCCGCTGCGCAGCGGCGTACTGAGCGCGGCATACCACCCGGCCGAGCCCGGCTCCAACAGATGA
- a CDS encoding DEAD/DEAH box helicase gives MARRSQQPSDARRRGQRRDRSRVRERGIASVLTRAVRDVERGVQQGRVTPALRAKVQAIALLMRQARADIKSDQSMSNNRRAGQLERIEEVAANLARAAAREASLLELLAEDAVVSDEARVVKREMVRDAGLEAEFDDVASTEVVPSEPATQRRVVPQSVVSRKLANPFLTPDFSAVGQSRSGPRRLESWELLGPLFRSFESASDGAPACMTLPEPASVQVPGELELMPHQASLIASVASGHRTFLLADEPGLGKTAQALLAAQAADAYPLLVVVPNVVKTNWVHEAGMWTPKRSATAIHGDGETIDGFADIVVINYEVLDRHVGWLGDLGFRGMVVDEAHFIKNKSSQRSQHVLELSDRIRSRVVRPLLMALTGTPLINDIGDFKAIWQFLGWIDDKKPLAALMDSLEDTGLTPADRGFYRAARSSVIDLGIVRRRKVEVAADIPSRRIADMPVELSEEAGRSIRETERRLARRLLSRYEKALEAREPGVVIDGIDHDLVRLVAKRERDYEAASDSEDNVFAMMRRIGQAKADPAADYAAQLARSVGKVVLFAKHVDVMDRAEALLTQRGIRHVSIRGDQTTKARQQNVEAFSEDPDVAVVVCSLTAAGVGLNLQAASNVVLAELSWTDAEQTQAIDRVHRIGQTEPVTAWRIIAARTLDGQIAELIDGKAGLASRALDGSAHEGSAAVDMQLEALIGLLTETLSSSH, from the coding sequence GTGGCTCGACGAAGCCAGCAGCCGTCAGACGCGCGCCGTCGCGGGCAGCGTCGCGATCGGTCGCGCGTACGCGAACGCGGCATCGCCTCGGTACTCACCCGGGCCGTCCGTGACGTCGAGCGCGGGGTTCAGCAGGGACGGGTGACGCCCGCATTACGCGCGAAGGTCCAGGCCATTGCGCTGTTGATGCGTCAGGCGCGGGCCGACATCAAGTCCGACCAGTCGATGAGCAACAACCGCCGGGCCGGGCAGCTCGAACGTATCGAGGAGGTCGCGGCGAACCTCGCGAGAGCCGCCGCGCGGGAGGCCTCGCTCCTTGAACTCCTGGCCGAAGACGCGGTCGTCTCCGATGAGGCCCGGGTCGTCAAGCGCGAGATGGTCAGGGACGCGGGCCTCGAGGCCGAGTTCGATGACGTCGCGTCGACGGAAGTCGTACCCTCGGAGCCCGCCACCCAGCGCCGGGTCGTGCCGCAGTCGGTCGTATCGCGAAAGCTCGCCAACCCGTTCCTCACGCCCGACTTCAGTGCCGTCGGGCAGAGCAGGTCCGGTCCTCGCCGTCTGGAGAGCTGGGAGCTGCTCGGCCCGCTGTTCAGGTCGTTCGAGTCCGCCAGCGACGGTGCACCCGCCTGCATGACGTTGCCGGAGCCCGCGTCGGTTCAGGTGCCGGGCGAGCTCGAGCTGATGCCGCACCAAGCAAGTCTCATCGCCTCCGTCGCGTCGGGACACCGTACGTTCCTGCTCGCCGACGAGCCCGGCCTCGGCAAGACGGCGCAGGCATTGCTCGCCGCGCAGGCAGCAGACGCGTACCCGTTGCTGGTCGTTGTGCCCAACGTGGTCAAGACCAACTGGGTGCACGAGGCCGGTATGTGGACGCCGAAGAGGTCGGCCACCGCGATCCATGGTGACGGTGAAACGATCGACGGCTTCGCGGATATCGTCGTGATCAACTACGAGGTGCTCGACCGCCACGTCGGCTGGCTCGGCGATCTCGGCTTTCGCGGCATGGTCGTCGACGAGGCCCACTTCATCAAGAACAAGTCGTCCCAGCGCTCGCAGCACGTACTCGAGCTCTCCGATCGGATCCGGTCTCGGGTCGTCCGCCCACTGCTGATGGCCCTGACCGGCACGCCGTTGATAAACGACATCGGCGACTTCAAGGCCATCTGGCAGTTCCTCGGCTGGATCGATGACAAGAAGCCGCTGGCGGCTCTGATGGATTCGCTGGAGGACACCGGACTCACGCCGGCGGACCGCGGCTTCTACCGCGCCGCGCGATCATCGGTGATCGACCTCGGAATCGTCCGACGTCGCAAGGTCGAGGTGGCCGCCGACATCCCGTCCCGCCGCATTGCCGACATGCCGGTCGAGCTGAGCGAGGAGGCCGGGCGCTCGATCCGCGAGACCGAGCGGCGGCTGGCGCGACGTCTTCTCTCGCGTTACGAGAAGGCACTCGAGGCGCGCGAGCCTGGAGTCGTCATCGACGGTATCGATCACGATCTCGTACGCCTGGTCGCCAAGCGGGAGCGCGACTACGAGGCCGCGTCGGACTCCGAGGACAACGTGTTCGCCATGATGCGTCGCATCGGCCAGGCGAAGGCCGACCCGGCCGCCGACTACGCGGCACAGTTGGCCCGAAGTGTCGGCAAGGTCGTGCTGTTCGCCAAACACGTCGACGTGATGGACCGTGCCGAGGCCCTCCTGACCCAGCGAGGCATCCGCCACGTATCGATCCGGGGCGACCAGACGACCAAGGCGCGGCAGCAGAACGTCGAGGCGTTCAGCGAAGATCCCGACGTCGCCGTCGTCGTGTGCTCGCTGACCGCGGCCGGGGTCGGGCTCAACCTGCAAGCCGCCTCCAACGTCGTGCTCGCCGAGCTGTCCTGGACCGATGCCGAGCAGACGCAGGCGATCGACCGCGTTCACCGCATCGGGCAGACGGAGCCCGTCACCGCTTGGCGCATCATCGCCGCGCGTACGCTCGACGGTCAGATCGCGGAGCTGATCGACGGCAAGGCGGGTCTTGCGTCCAGGGCGCTCGACGGTTCCGCCCACGAGGGCTCGGCGGCAGTCGATATGCAGCTCGAGGCGCTCATCGGATTGTTGACCGAGACGTTGTCATCGTCGCACTAG
- a CDS encoding RNA polymerase sigma factor: MTEVERLLRESAPKVVAALVRRYADFDSCEDATQEALIAAATQWPDDGVPDNPVGWLVRVASRRWIEQRRSDDARRRREETVAAKEIGQYAPGSDDTLALLMLCCHPALTTESQVALTLRAVGGLTTVEIARAFLVSEATMGQRISRAKRAVRDAGADFSMPPESERAERAAAVAHVLYLIFNEGYTASTGDTLDRVDLTSEAIRLARQLRDLLPEDGEVAGVLALMLLTEARRPARTYADGSLVALADQDRSLWDAALIAEGTELVTWALEHTPIGPYQLQAAIAALHDEGSRAEDTDWRQILSLYDLLRISAPGPMVTLNRAVALARVAGPEAALAELADAEADPALVGHHRLESVRAHLLELSGDVDGARRSYLRAAQATGNAAERCYLQARAERLSS; encoded by the coding sequence ATGACCGAGGTCGAGCGCCTGCTGCGCGAGTCCGCTCCGAAGGTGGTCGCGGCGCTCGTACGCAGGTATGCCGACTTCGACTCGTGCGAGGACGCGACCCAGGAGGCGCTGATCGCCGCGGCGACGCAATGGCCGGACGACGGCGTACCCGACAACCCCGTCGGCTGGCTGGTAAGAGTCGCGTCCCGCCGGTGGATCGAGCAACGGCGCAGCGACGACGCCCGGCGGCGCCGCGAGGAGACGGTCGCGGCGAAGGAGATCGGGCAGTATGCGCCGGGATCGGATGACACGCTCGCCCTGCTGATGCTCTGCTGCCATCCCGCGCTGACGACAGAGTCGCAGGTCGCGTTGACGTTACGCGCCGTTGGTGGGCTGACCACTGTCGAGATCGCGCGCGCGTTCCTCGTATCCGAGGCGACGATGGGTCAGCGGATCAGCCGCGCCAAGCGCGCGGTTCGGGACGCGGGCGCCGACTTCTCCATGCCGCCGGAGTCCGAGCGAGCGGAGCGCGCCGCTGCGGTCGCGCACGTGCTGTATTTGATCTTCAACGAGGGCTACACCGCGAGCACCGGCGACACCCTCGACCGGGTCGACCTCACCAGCGAGGCGATCCGGCTGGCCCGCCAACTTCGGGACCTGCTCCCGGAGGACGGCGAGGTGGCGGGCGTCCTTGCGCTGATGCTGCTGACCGAAGCGCGCCGCCCGGCACGTACGTACGCGGACGGATCGCTGGTGGCGCTCGCGGACCAGGACCGCTCGCTGTGGGACGCCGCGCTGATCGCCGAAGGTACGGAGCTGGTCACCTGGGCGCTCGAGCACACGCCGATCGGGCCGTACCAGCTGCAGGCCGCGATCGCGGCGCTGCACGACGAGGGGAGCCGCGCCGAGGACACGGACTGGCGGCAGATCCTCTCGCTCTATGACCTGCTGCGCATCAGCGCCCCCGGCCCGATGGTCACGTTGAACCGCGCCGTCGCGCTCGCCCGGGTCGCCGGACCCGAGGCGGCACTCGCCGAGCTCGCCGACGCGGAGGCGGATCCGGCCCTCGTCGGCCATCACCGGCTGGAGTCCGTACGCGCGCACCTGCTCGAGCTGTCCGGCGACGTCGACGGGGCCAGGCGGAGCTACCTGCGCGCCGCGCAGGCAACCGGCAATGCCGCTGAGCGGTGCTACCTGCAGGCCCGCGCCGAACGGCTCAGCTCTTAG
- a CDS encoding VOC family protein has product MTSTDDTATLPALGMTLDCADPVGQARFWSLALGYVEAPPPAGWDTWEAFLVDHDVPREEWDDGAVITDPDGVRPGLSLLKVPEPKRAKNRLHLDLKVSGGRHVDADERTRRIDAKVDELLAAGATVFERYSTAGTLDHVSMLDPEDNEFCVV; this is encoded by the coding sequence ATGACATCGACGGACGACACAGCGACGCTACCGGCACTCGGCATGACGCTCGACTGCGCAGATCCGGTAGGGCAAGCGCGGTTCTGGTCGCTCGCACTCGGGTACGTCGAAGCGCCCCCTCCCGCGGGTTGGGACACCTGGGAGGCGTTCCTCGTCGACCATGACGTACCGCGGGAAGAATGGGACGACGGCGCGGTGATCACCGATCCCGATGGCGTACGACCGGGGCTCTCGCTGCTGAAGGTGCCCGAGCCGAAGCGGGCGAAGAACCGCCTCCATCTCGACCTGAAAGTCTCCGGCGGCCGACACGTCGACGCCGACGAGCGAACGCGGCGGATCGACGCCAAGGTCGACGAGCTGCTCGCCGCCGGCGCCACCGTGTTCGAGCGCTACTCCACCGCCGGCACCCTCGACCACGTATCGATGCTGGATCCCGAAGACAACGAGTTCTGCGTGGTCTGA
- a CDS encoding TetR/AcrR family transcriptional regulator → MPTEARTKLVDALLEYAEANGIAHASLRDIATGVGTSHRMLIHHFGSKEGVLVAVITEMERRQQAALTTLADGPDLAAPDGLWSVWERWADPDLMPFERLFFELYGQALTGRPWAVRLLDGVVDDWIEPVVAVLRAAGFAGTDDTDARLAIAVTRGLLLDLLATGDRTATDAAMRRFVDRWATG, encoded by the coding sequence ATGCCGACGGAAGCGCGTACGAAGCTGGTGGACGCCCTGCTCGAGTACGCCGAGGCGAACGGCATCGCGCACGCGAGCCTGCGGGACATCGCGACGGGTGTCGGCACGAGCCATCGCATGCTCATCCATCACTTCGGGTCGAAGGAGGGCGTACTCGTCGCCGTCATCACCGAGATGGAGCGCCGCCAGCAGGCGGCGCTGACGACGTTGGCCGACGGTCCGGACCTCGCCGCGCCCGACGGGCTCTGGTCGGTGTGGGAGCGATGGGCCGACCCGGACCTGATGCCGTTCGAGCGGCTGTTCTTCGAGCTCTACGGGCAGGCGCTGACCGGGAGGCCATGGGCCGTACGCCTGCTCGACGGTGTCGTCGACGACTGGATCGAGCCGGTCGTCGCAGTACTGCGGGCCGCCGGGTTCGCCGGCACCGACGACACGGACGCGAGGCTGGCCATCGCCGTCACCCGTGGGCTGCTGCTCGACCTCCTGGCGACCGGTGATCGTACGGCCACCGACGCCGCCATGCGCCGCTTCGTCGATCGGTGGGCGACGGGCTGA
- a CDS encoding aminoacyl-tRNA deacylase has product MDGTARARADARECGLAIEVRERPQARSLEEAAAALGVEPLQVVKTLVIRRGAGDYVLALVPGDRTLSWPRLRAAAGANRMSLPDADEARAATGYERGTITPIGCHHPWPVFVDASISGRVAIGSGSHRHSIVVDAADLVAAYDATVVPLTG; this is encoded by the coding sequence GTGGACGGTACCGCGCGGGCACGCGCCGACGCACGCGAGTGCGGTTTGGCGATCGAGGTGCGCGAGCGTCCGCAGGCGCGCTCGTTGGAGGAGGCCGCCGCCGCGCTCGGCGTCGAGCCGCTCCAGGTCGTGAAGACGCTCGTCATACGCCGCGGCGCCGGCGACTACGTACTCGCGCTCGTGCCCGGCGACCGGACGCTGTCGTGGCCGCGCCTGCGCGCAGCCGCGGGCGCGAACCGGATGAGCCTCCCCGATGCCGACGAGGCGCGCGCGGCGACGGGATACGAGCGCGGCACGATCACGCCGATCGGCTGCCATCACCCGTGGCCGGTGTTCGTCGACGCCTCGATCTCGGGCCGCGTCGCGATCGGTTCGGGGAGCCATCGGCACAGCATCGTCGTCGATGCCGCCGACCTCGTCGCCGCGTACGACGCAACGGTCGTACCGCTGACCGGCTGA
- a CDS encoding LysR family transcriptional regulator — translation MDLDQLRTAIALLQHQTVNKTAAAQGLAPSTVSDRVRRLESDLGSPLFTRDRAGMHPTAAGRPYLVAAAEALVALDSAADRLHAPPGLSVGAQASIADELLPAILDDLRQARPDLHVRLHPDSDRSRLLAALEHGEIDAVVLLDAGEHVGDLGFSRPSSDLEYLDVRDVAMTVVAPPKHPLLGHRVSMKDVQNTEGLVGREPRCSFWMATRRWLGPDVDLTAVGGLAQVREWVTAGRGIALLPEFAVQADLDSGRLEAIDVPAPPLRLRLIWREDHAAANRLRPLLYALTQA, via the coding sequence GTGGACCTGGACCAACTCCGGACCGCCATCGCGCTCCTGCAGCACCAGACCGTCAACAAGACTGCGGCGGCCCAGGGTTTGGCGCCGTCGACGGTTTCCGATCGGGTGCGTCGACTCGAGTCCGACCTCGGCTCACCGCTGTTCACTCGCGACCGCGCCGGCATGCACCCGACCGCTGCCGGTCGCCCCTATCTCGTCGCGGCGGCCGAAGCCCTGGTAGCGCTCGACAGTGCGGCGGACCGGCTCCACGCCCCACCAGGCCTCAGCGTTGGGGCACAGGCTTCCATCGCAGACGAGCTCCTACCGGCGATCCTTGACGATCTACGGCAAGCGCGCCCGGATCTCCACGTGCGTCTCCACCCGGATTCCGACCGTAGTCGGCTCCTCGCCGCGCTCGAACACGGTGAGATCGACGCTGTGGTACTCCTCGACGCCGGTGAACACGTCGGCGATCTCGGTTTCTCGAGGCCGAGCTCGGACTTGGAGTATCTGGACGTCCGGGATGTCGCGATGACGGTCGTCGCTCCGCCGAAGCATCCACTTCTCGGACACCGGGTGAGCATGAAGGACGTCCAGAACACAGAGGGCTTGGTCGGGCGCGAGCCGCGCTGTTCGTTCTGGATGGCCACCCGACGGTGGCTCGGCCCCGACGTCGATCTCACCGCCGTCGGCGGATTGGCACAGGTACGTGAGTGGGTGACCGCAGGCCGCGGTATCGCGCTACTGCCCGAGTTCGCAGTCCAAGCCGACCTCGACTCCGGGCGCCTCGAAGCCATCGACGTCCCGGCACCGCCGCTACGGTTGCGGCTCATCTGGCGCGAAGACCACGCCGCCGCCAACCGACTTCGTCCACTGCTCTATGCACTGACCCAGGCCTGA
- a CDS encoding Dyp-type peroxidase, which translates to MPPAKAAIFLVVTVRPGAEDDVRELLGDVPSLTQAVRFRIPEGNLTCVVGIGAELWDRAYDQPRPAGLHPFVELEGSKHVAVATPGDILFHLRADRMDLCFELSRQLMQRLSGRVDVADEVHGFRYFDQRDLMGFVDGTESPTGAAAVDAVLIGGEDPAHVGGSYVIVQKYLHDLGAWDALPVEEQERVIGREKLSDIELPDDVKPSNSHVTANTIVDPDGTEREIVRDNLPFGAVGSDEFGTYFIGYAADPDVTEQMLRNMFIGDPPGNYDRILDFSTAVTGSLFFVPPADFLEDPDATVAVVSEVPSTPVDARPDADGSLAIGSLRRSDRS; encoded by the coding sequence GTGCCACCCGCGAAGGCCGCGATCTTCCTCGTGGTCACGGTGCGGCCGGGGGCAGAGGATGACGTACGCGAGCTGCTGGGCGACGTTCCCAGCCTGACGCAGGCGGTGCGGTTCCGAATTCCCGAAGGCAACCTCACCTGCGTGGTCGGCATCGGCGCGGAGCTGTGGGACCGCGCGTACGACCAGCCGCGCCCCGCCGGACTGCACCCGTTCGTTGAGCTGGAGGGCTCCAAGCACGTCGCGGTCGCGACGCCAGGTGACATCTTGTTCCACCTCCGGGCGGATCGGATGGACCTGTGCTTCGAGCTGTCCCGCCAGCTCATGCAGCGGCTTTCGGGCCGCGTGGACGTCGCCGACGAGGTACACGGCTTCCGGTACTTCGACCAGCGAGACCTGATGGGCTTCGTCGACGGCACGGAGAGCCCGACGGGTGCGGCCGCGGTCGACGCGGTGCTCATCGGCGGCGAAGATCCGGCGCACGTTGGCGGCAGCTACGTCATCGTGCAGAAGTACCTGCATGACCTCGGAGCCTGGGACGCATTGCCGGTCGAGGAACAGGAGCGGGTGATCGGCCGCGAGAAGCTCAGCGACATCGAGCTCCCCGACGACGTGAAGCCGTCGAACTCGCACGTCACGGCGAACACCATCGTCGACCCCGATGGCACCGAGCGGGAGATCGTACGAGACAACCTGCCGTTCGGCGCGGTCGGCTCCGATGAGTTCGGCACGTACTTCATCGGGTACGCCGCCGACCCCGACGTCACCGAGCAGATGCTCCGCAACATGTTCATCGGCGACCCGCCCGGCAACTACGACCGGATCCTGGACTTCTCCACGGCAGTCACCGGGTCGCTGTTCTTCGTACCACCTGCGGATTTCCTGGAAGACCCGGACGCGACCGTCGCGGTCGTGTCCGAGGTGCCATCCACGCCGGTCGACGCCCGACCGGATGCGGACGGATCGCTTGCCATCGGCAGCTTGAGAAGGAGTGACAGATCGTGA
- a CDS encoding SAM-dependent methyltransferase, protein MALRLDPPYVDLTFMSPLSDQRAEELASFLAAAPAGTIVDVGCGWAELLLRAVEQSDAHTGVGIDLDGEAIAHGRKLAAARGLADRVALVAGDGRTSAPRTPAAVISIGASQIWRRDSDDERLPYASALAGLRALVDRDAHVVFGDGIWSVPPTREATAALGGPEDEMVDLANLVDFAEEAGFMPMAIGEASVDEWDEFESGFTACYTRWVSEHPPDHPDADEARSRARRQRDAYLRGYRGVLGLAYLQLVAV, encoded by the coding sequence ATGGCACTCCGGCTCGATCCTCCGTACGTCGACCTCACCTTCATGTCCCCGCTGTCCGATCAGCGGGCCGAAGAGCTGGCGTCGTTCCTGGCCGCGGCTCCGGCGGGCACGATCGTCGACGTCGGCTGCGGTTGGGCGGAGCTGCTGCTGCGCGCCGTCGAACAGTCCGATGCGCATACCGGCGTCGGAATCGATCTCGACGGTGAGGCGATCGCGCACGGACGCAAACTCGCCGCGGCACGTGGTCTCGCCGACCGCGTCGCGCTCGTCGCCGGCGATGGTCGTACCTCGGCTCCCAGGACCCCTGCGGCGGTGATTTCGATCGGCGCGTCGCAGATCTGGCGACGCGACTCCGACGACGAGCGCCTGCCGTACGCCAGCGCGCTTGCCGGCCTGCGCGCGTTGGTCGATCGCGACGCACACGTCGTCTTCGGCGACGGCATCTGGTCGGTCCCTCCTACCCGTGAGGCGACGGCGGCACTCGGCGGTCCGGAGGACGAGATGGTCGATCTGGCAAACCTTGTCGACTTCGCGGAGGAAGCCGGGTTCATGCCGATGGCGATCGGCGAGGCGAGCGTGGACGAGTGGGACGAGTTCGAGTCCGGGTTCACCGCGTGCTACACCCGCTGGGTGTCGGAGCACCCTCCGGACCACCCCGATGCCGATGAGGCACGGTCCAGGGCGCGTCGTCAACGCGATGCGTACCTGCGCGGTTATCGCGGTGTGCTCGGCCTGGCGTACCTCCAGCTGGTCGCGGTATGA
- a CDS encoding SRPBCC family protein, which translates to MEFELSTQVDASPDDVWAVVADVESWPSVTDSMDEVRVTSEGAFGVGSTAKVKQPKIPLLTWTVTDWREGRSFVWQTSSLGVTIVASHDVRATSDGTRLTLGIDQHGLLSPLAQLMTGKRAKQYVQMELAGTKRAAEERARSKS; encoded by the coding sequence ATGGAGTTCGAGTTGTCCACCCAGGTCGATGCCTCTCCCGACGACGTCTGGGCGGTTGTGGCAGATGTCGAGTCGTGGCCGTCGGTCACCGACTCGATGGACGAGGTCCGGGTGACCTCGGAAGGTGCGTTCGGCGTCGGCAGTACGGCGAAGGTCAAGCAGCCGAAGATCCCCCTGCTCACCTGGACCGTCACCGATTGGCGCGAGGGGCGGAGCTTCGTGTGGCAGACGTCGTCGCTCGGCGTGACGATCGTCGCTTCGCATGATGTCCGGGCGACGAGCGACGGCACGAGGCTGACGCTCGGCATCGACCAACACGGCCTGCTCTCGCCCTTGGCCCAGCTGATGACCGGCAAGCGCGCCAAGCAGTACGTACAGATGGAGTTGGCGGGTACGAAACGCGCCGCCGAGGAGCGCGCCCGGTCTAAGAGCTGA
- a CDS encoding YybH family protein, which produces MTTNTTHDEAEIRDLIDVAATAMRGRDADAMVARYTDDVVEYSLAPPLRQETSTSVDPGTVRAWFAGFDGPIDHAVRDLEISVGGDVAYCHGLNRLTATPAGAPESFTLWFRFTAGLRKVGGGWRIAHLHESTPFYMDMSPDGTFRAAVDLTP; this is translated from the coding sequence ATGACAACGAATACGACACACGACGAGGCCGAGATCCGCGATCTGATCGACGTCGCCGCGACCGCTATGCGCGGTCGCGACGCCGACGCCATGGTGGCGCGTTACACCGACGACGTCGTGGAGTACAGCCTCGCGCCGCCGTTGCGACAGGAGACGTCGACGTCGGTCGATCCGGGCACCGTTCGCGCCTGGTTCGCAGGTTTCGACGGCCCCATCGACCACGCGGTACGCGATCTCGAGATCAGCGTCGGCGGCGACGTCGCGTACTGCCATGGTTTGAACCGCCTCACCGCGACACCTGCAGGGGCACCCGAGAGCTTCACGCTCTGGTTCCGCTTCACGGCCGGCCTACGTAAGGTCGGCGGCGGCTGGCGGATCGCACACCTGCACGAGTCGACGCCGTTCTACATGGACATGAGTCCGGACGGCACCTTCCGCGCCGCGGTCGATCTGACGCCGTAG
- a CDS encoding family 1 encapsulin nanocompartment shell protein, with translation MNNLHRELAPISDAAWTEIDDEARRTFKRWIAGRRIVDVVGPAGGDLAAVGTGHVRPLDDPAEGVTARLRDAQHVVELRVPFSVTREAVDDVERGAQDSDWQPVKDAVQAIALAEDRAIFHGSTAAGITGIAASSSNAALSLPSDVREIPETVAQALGALRLAGVGGPYCLLLSASLYTEVSETTDHGYPIRDHIARLLDGEIIWAPALEGGALLMSTRGGDYALHLGQDLSIGYLSHDAEHVHLYHQESLTFFAYTAEASVSLPEG, from the coding sequence GTGAACAACCTGCATCGGGAGCTCGCGCCGATCTCGGACGCCGCCTGGACCGAGATCGACGACGAGGCGCGCCGAACCTTCAAGCGTTGGATAGCCGGCCGCCGGATCGTCGACGTCGTCGGTCCGGCCGGCGGTGACCTCGCGGCGGTGGGGACGGGCCACGTACGCCCGCTCGACGATCCCGCCGAGGGTGTGACCGCTCGCCTCCGCGATGCGCAGCACGTCGTCGAGCTGCGGGTGCCGTTCTCTGTCACCCGCGAGGCCGTCGACGACGTGGAGCGCGGCGCACAGGATTCCGACTGGCAACCGGTGAAGGATGCAGTGCAGGCGATCGCCCTGGCCGAGGACCGGGCGATCTTCCACGGGTCGACCGCTGCCGGGATCACCGGTATCGCGGCAAGCAGTTCCAACGCCGCGCTGAGCCTGCCGTCCGACGTCCGCGAGATCCCCGAAACCGTCGCCCAAGCGCTCGGCGCGCTGCGGCTCGCAGGGGTCGGCGGACCGTACTGCCTGCTGCTCTCGGCGAGCCTCTACACCGAGGTCTCCGAGACGACCGACCACGGCTATCCGATCCGTGACCACATCGCTCGGCTGCTCGACGGCGAGATCATCTGGGCGCCCGCGCTCGAGGGCGGAGCGCTGCTGATGTCGACCCGCGGTGGTGACTATGCGCTGCACCTGGGTCAGGACCTGTCGATCGGCTACCTGTCCCATGACGCCGAGCACGTTCACCTCTACCACCAGGAGTCGCTGACGTTCTTCGCGTACACCGCGGAGGCGAGCGTCTCGCTTCCGGAAGGCTGA
- a CDS encoding YciI family protein, which translates to MKYLILIYDNPASRDIWLSMPDDERVEGVRAYVALTADLEASGESIAHEALDRASAAKQVEVRDGRTIVTDGPFAEAKEELAGFYLVDCDDMDRAVAYAARIPEAEFGRVEVHPTIDLSDIGL; encoded by the coding sequence GTGAAGTACCTGATCCTGATCTACGACAATCCGGCGTCCCGCGATATCTGGCTGTCCATGCCCGACGATGAGCGCGTCGAGGGCGTACGCGCGTACGTCGCGCTCACGGCCGACCTCGAGGCGTCCGGCGAGTCGATCGCGCACGAGGCGCTCGACCGCGCGTCCGCCGCCAAGCAGGTCGAGGTACGCGACGGCAGGACGATCGTCACCGACGGGCCGTTCGCGGAGGCCAAGGAGGAGCTCGCGGGGTTCTACCTCGTCGACTGCGACGACATGGACCGCGCCGTCGCGTACGCGGCGCGGATCCCGGAGGCGGAGTTCGGCAGGGTCGAGGTGCATCCCACCATCGATCTGAGCGATATCGGCCTATGA